The genomic stretch GGTGGGCAGAAGCAGCGTATCTCCATCGCTCGGGCGTTGTTGATCAAGCCGCCGATCCTCATCATGGATGACAGCACGAGCGCCCTAGACCTTGGAACTGAGAAGCTACTCCAGCATGCGCTCAGAGATCTCATGAAGAACAGTATCACGTTCTTGATCGCGCAACGCATCACGTCTGTGATCGAAGCCGAGAAGATTCTGGTCATCGAAGAAGGGGCGATCGTGGGCAGTGGTGCGCATGACGAGTTGATGAGTTCATGCGAGGTTTACATGGACATTTACCGATCCCAATTCGGTCAGCAGGAGGTGCCGGATGTCCAACAACAATTCAGCTAATCGTTCACATGATAATAAAGGGGCCGCGAATTTAGACCAGATGGGCTTTCATTCGAATCGTGGGCCTCGTCCAGGTGAAGTGCAGAAGATCAGATCAAAGGACGCGAAGGGAACGGTGCGTCGAATCTGGCATTATCTGAAGCTACATCGTCGGTCGTTGATCGTGGTGGTTGTTTGTACAGCATTGAGCACTCTATTTTCCCTGCTCGGTCCTTACCTAATCGGCAAAACGATCGATCAATATATCATCCCCCATCAATTTGACGGGATGATCCGCATGGGCTTGCTCTTATTGAGTGTGTATTTGTTGGGGGCCGTCTCGACGTGGGTGCAACAGTATATGGCTTCGAGCTTGTCACAGGATACGGTTCGGGATATGCGCCAGGACTTGTTCAAGCAATACCAGCGGCTGCCTGTGCAGTTTTTTGATCAAAGGGTTCATGGCGAACTGATGAGCCGTACGACCAATGACATTTCGAACGTCTCCAATACGCTGAACCAGACGGTGGTTCAACTGATCTCCAGCGTGTTGATCCTAGTGGGCAGCTTGGTGATGATGTTGAGCCTTAGTTTGTGGATGACGCTGATCACCATTCTCACAGTTCCGCTCTTCGCCTTCGTCGCTAAACGCATCACGAAGTACACGAGGGTGTTTTTCTCCGAACAGCAGAAGTGCTTGGGAGAAGTAAACGGATTTGTACAGGAAAACATATCCGGACTGAAGGTGATCAAGGTGTTCGGCAGGGAGTCTAAGTCTGTCGAGCAGTTTCGCGAGATGAATGAGCGATTGCGCTCGATTGGCATCAAGACGCAAACCCTCTCCGGATCAATGGGACCGATCATGAATACCATGCGCAATTTGAGCTTTGTCGTGATCGCGATATCTGGAGGCATCTTTGCCTATCATGAGTTGATTACGATTGGGGTTATCGTAGCTTTCCTGACTTATTCCAACCAATTCAGCCAGCCGATCAACCAGTTGGCCAATCAGTACAATCTACTCCAGTCCGCGATTGCCGGGGCTGAACGTGTATTTGAAGTGCTGGATCAGGAGCCGGAAACGACAGAAGAAATTCCGTTCGCGCCGAAGCATCCGTTCAAGGGCGAAGTGGTGTTTGATCGTGTGAATTTCGGGTATAAGCCGGATGTTGCGGTGCTGAAGAATTTGTCTCTTCACGCCTCACCCGGTCAGATGATTGCCTTGGTCGGCCCAACAGGCGCCGGTAAAACGACCATCATTAATCTGTTGACGCGATTCTATGAAATTCAGTCTGGGCAGATCTTGATCGACGGCGAAAATATTCGACAGATCGACAAGCATGCATTAAGGCAGCAAATTGGACTGGTTTTGCAGGACGCCTATGTGTTCTCCGGAACGATACGGGATAATATTCGATATGGACGGCTAGACGCAACGGATGAGGAAGTGGAACAAGCGGCCTGGCTCGCCAATGCGGACACGTTCATCCGAAAGCTGCCAAATGGTTATGACACCTACCTGAGCGCAGAGGGCGGCAATCTAAGCCAAGGACAGCGGCAGTTGCTTACCATTGCCCGAGCTGCGCTTGCGAATCCGGCGATACTTATCCTAGATGAAGCGACGAGTAGTGTGGATACGCGAACGGAGCTTCATATTCAAGAGGCAATGAAAACTCTGATGAAGGGGAGAACTAGCTTCGTCATTGCCCATCGTCTAAGCACGATCCGGGAGGCGGATAAAATTCTCGTTATTAATGATGGAACGATTATGGAACAGGGTTCGCATGAGGAGCTGTTGGAGCAGAAAGGCTTTTATGCGAATTTGTATCTCAATCAGTTCACACAGGGACAGGTGAGTTAATCAAATAACGACAGGGAAAGAAGCGATCAAGAAGAAGGAAGCAGGGAAGTTGCTTGGTCATCGAGGGGAAAAGCATTTCGTCGGGGGAGTTCGCCGATGTGCTGAACTGGGGAAGGGGTATAACGTAATAGTCCGCTTTTCCTTTTGTAAAATAAAAATCTATTTATGCTTTTCTCTTGACTCTTGCGGTGCCCTGATGTAAGCATTAAGATACAGCATCCAGTTGCATACCCATAACGATAAAGGGTCTGAATAAGACCGACAACAGTATCGGGTCAGTTTGGCTCTTGAACCAGCCTAAGTTGTCCCAATAGACGTCCGCAACCACATTTGAAAAGTCTGAGGAATTAAACGTCGGACGCACACAAAGACGAGGAGATGAGTTATGAAACTTTTGCTTACAGCCGGAGGTATCAGTAACAATAGCATACATGACGCATTGGTTGACATGCTGGACAAACCGATTGCCGAGTCGAGCGCCCTTTGCATAACCACTGCGTCGTACGCATTACGCGGTGGTGCAGGTCTTGCATGGCAGTTCTTCAATGGACAGGCCGGCGCACCGATGACTGAGCTGGGCTGGAAGTCCATGGGCGTGCTGGAGCTCACTGCGCTGCCCAGCATCGATAAAGAGCTTTGGGTTCCTATGGTCAAGGAGACTGACGTTCTACTCGTGAATGGCGGTGACCCGTTGTTTTTGTCTTACTGGATGCAGCAGTCCGGACTGGCAGACCTCTTGCCGTCGCTGCGGTTAGTCTATGTAGGAATGAGTGCTGGGAGCATGGTGATGGCACCTAACATCGGGGAATTCTTCGTTGGCTGGACTCCACCCAACGGTGGTGATGAAACGCTGGGTCTGGTTGATTTTGCGATGTTCCCGCATCTGGATCACGAGATGCTGCCGTATAATACGATGGCGAATGCGGAGAGATGGGCAGCTGGGATGCAGGGGCCAGCGTATGCAATGGATGATCAAACCGCCATCAAAGTGATCGATGGAGCGGTCGAAGTTGTATCCGAAGGGCATTGGAAACTGTTTACGCCATGATCTAACTATGCTGCTAGCTTTTTGGGTGCAATCTCGAATGCACCGAGTACTTCAAGTCAATGTTGAGGTATTCCAAGGGATTCCTTTCAAATACCAATGGCGGAGAATCGAAGACTTCGATTTTGTTGATGTTTGATCGACTTGTTCGGTGACAACCTAGCAGTGATGTACTCGGAGGTCATTTTATAAAATTGCATCCCTTAACATGTCATTGGCGATTCCAAGCGAGTCGCCTTTTTGTTGTGTGTGGATGGTCGATAAATCGAGTGGGTAGCGGGCGTAGATCGGGCAGATCGGCGCGGGAATACTGTTTCCGTTCGCCCTGTGTTTGAAGCCCTGATTACGCTTGGGCAGTGCCGGTCTTAACCCTGTGCTTACTTGGGGTTTTCAGCGGTACGCCGATAACCACCGACAGCGATATTCGACTTGCAGCCGTATACAGGAGGAAAAGAAAAAGGATCGGACTTAAGCCCGACCCGTGTGCCGTTTTCCGTGAATAATTCACTTTCTTTAGAACAGGAGCTCATGGAATTAATATATGGTTGAAATTCTGCCACATACGGTGTTGCATTTTATAGCGTGTAACCGGCGAGGAGAGTTGAATATGCGTGGAGGACTTGCCGTAGGGTATCGCGGCGTCGATGAACGCTTCCATCGTTTTGACCGACTCCGTGACGAGCTTAACGAGGTAG from Tumebacillus algifaecis encodes the following:
- a CDS encoding ABC transporter ATP-binding protein; the protein is MSNNNSANRSHDNKGAANLDQMGFHSNRGPRPGEVQKIRSKDAKGTVRRIWHYLKLHRRSLIVVVVCTALSTLFSLLGPYLIGKTIDQYIIPHQFDGMIRMGLLLLSVYLLGAVSTWVQQYMASSLSQDTVRDMRQDLFKQYQRLPVQFFDQRVHGELMSRTTNDISNVSNTLNQTVVQLISSVLILVGSLVMMLSLSLWMTLITILTVPLFAFVAKRITKYTRVFFSEQQKCLGEVNGFVQENISGLKVIKVFGRESKSVEQFREMNERLRSIGIKTQTLSGSMGPIMNTMRNLSFVVIAISGGIFAYHELITIGVIVAFLTYSNQFSQPINQLANQYNLLQSAIAGAERVFEVLDQEPETTEEIPFAPKHPFKGEVVFDRVNFGYKPDVAVLKNLSLHASPGQMIALVGPTGAGKTTIINLLTRFYEIQSGQILIDGENIRQIDKHALRQQIGLVLQDAYVFSGTIRDNIRYGRLDATDEEVEQAAWLANADTFIRKLPNGYDTYLSAEGGNLSQGQRQLLTIARAALANPAILILDEATSSVDTRTELHIQEAMKTLMKGRTSFVIAHRLSTIREADKILVINDGTIMEQGSHEELLEQKGFYANLYLNQFTQGQVS
- a CDS encoding Type 1 glutamine amidotransferase-like domain-containing protein, with amino-acid sequence MKLLLTAGGISNNSIHDALVDMLDKPIAESSALCITTASYALRGGAGLAWQFFNGQAGAPMTELGWKSMGVLELTALPSIDKELWVPMVKETDVLLVNGGDPLFLSYWMQQSGLADLLPSLRLVYVGMSAGSMVMAPNIGEFFVGWTPPNGGDETLGLVDFAMFPHLDHEMLPYNTMANAERWAAGMQGPAYAMDDQTAIKVIDGAVEVVSEGHWKLFTP